From Camelus ferus isolate YT-003-E chromosome 15, BCGSAC_Cfer_1.0, whole genome shotgun sequence, the proteins below share one genomic window:
- the KRTCAP3 gene encoding keratinocyte-associated protein 3, whose amino-acid sequence MKCRRLCSFDAARGPRRLMRVGLALILVGHVNLLLGAVLHGTVLRHVANPRGAVTPEYTTANVISVGSGLLSVSVGLVSLLASKNLLRPRLHWALLALALVNLLLSAACSLGLLLAVSLTVANGGRRLIADCHPGLLNPLLPLDQGPGHTDCPFDPTRIYDTALALWIPSLLMSAAEAALSGYCCVAALTLRGVGPCKKEGLQGQLEELTELELPKCKRQENEQLLDQNEETQTSLKSWA is encoded by the exons ATGAAGTGCCGCCGCCTCTGCAGTTTCG ACGCAGCCCGGGGCCCCCGGCGGCTTATGCGCGTGGGGCTCGCGCTGATCCTGGTGGGCCACGTGAACCTGCTGCTGGGGGCCGTGCTGCACGGTACTGTCCTGCGGCACGTGGCCAATCCCCGCGGCGCCGTCACCCCGGAGTACACCACCGCCAATGTCATCTCCGTGGGGTCCGGCCTGCTG AGTGTTTCCGTGGGACTTGTGAGCCTCTTGGCATCTAAGAACCTACTTCGCCCACGACTG CACTGGGCCCTGCTGGCACTAGCTCTGGTGAACCTTCTCTTGTCTGCTGcctgctccctgggcctcctcctcGCTGTGTCACTCACTGTGGCCAATGGTGGCCGCCGTCTTATTGCTGACTGCCATCCAGGACTGCTGAATCCTTTGCTACCACTGGACCAGGGGCCTGGACACACTGACTGCCCTTTTGATCCCACAAGAATCTAT GATACAGCCTTGGCTCTCTGGATCCCTTCTTTGCTCATGTCTGCAGCAGAGGCTGCTCTGTCTGGTTATTGCTGTGTGGCTGCACTCACCCTACGTGGGGTTGGGCCCTGCAAGAAGGAAGGGCTACAGGGGCAG CTGGAGGAACTGACAGAGCTTGAACTTCCTAAATGTAAAAGGCAGGAAAATGAGCAGCTACTGGATCAAAATGAAGAAACCCAGACATCACTGAAAAGTTGGGCTTAA
- the IFT172 gene encoding intraflagellar transport protein 172 homolog isoform X1 gives MQLKHLRTLLSPQDGAAKVTCMAWSQNNAKFAVCTVDRVVLLYDEHGERRDKFSTKPADMKYGRKSYMVKGMAFSPDSTKIAIGQTDNIIYVYKIGEDWGDKKVICNKFIQTSAVTCLQWPAEYIIVFGLAEGKVRLANTKTNKSSTIYGTDSYVVSLTTNCSGKGILSGHADGTIVRYFFDDEGSGESQGKLVNHPCPPYALAWAANSIVAAGCDRRIVAYGKEGHVLQTFDYSRDPQEREFTTAAASPGGQSVVLGSYDRLRVLNWSPRRSIWEEAKPKEIANLYTVTALAWKRDGSRLCAGTLCGGVEQFDCCLRRSIYKNKFELTYVGPSQVIVKNLSSGTRVVLRSHYGYEVEEVKILGKERYLVAHTSDTLLLGDLNTNRLSEVAWQGSGGNEKYFFENENVCMIFNAGELTLVEYGSNDTLGSVRTEFMNPHLISVRINERRQRGMEDNKKLAYLVDIKTIAIVDLIGGYNIGTISHESRVDWLELNETGHKLLFRDRKLRLHLYDIESCSKTMILNFCSYVQWVPGSDVLVAQNRNSLCVWYNIEAPERVTMSSIRGDVVGLERGGGKTEVMVTEGVTTVAYTLDEGLIEFGTAIDDGNYTRATAFLETLEMTPETEAMWKTLSKLSLEARQLHIAERCFSALGHVAKARFLHETNEIADQVSREYGGEGTDFYQVRARLAMLEKNYKLAEMIFLEQNAVEEAMDMYQELHRWDECIAVAEAKGHPALEKLRRGYYQWLMDTQQEERAGELQESQGDGLAAISLYLKAGLPAKAARLVLTREELLANTELVEHITTALIRSELYERAGDLFEKIRNPQRALECYCKGNAFMKAVELARLAFPVEVVRLEEAWGDHLVQQKQLDAAINHYIEARCSIKAIEAALGARQWKKAIYILDLQDRNTASKYYPRVAQHYVSLQEYEIAEELYTKGDRTKDAIDMYTQAGRWEQAHKLAMKCMRPEDVSVLYITQAQEMEKQGKYREAERLYVTVEEPDLAITMFKKHKLYDDMIRLVGKHHPDLLSDTHLHLGKELEAEGRLQEAEYHYLEAQEWKAIVNMYRSSGLWEEAYRVAKAHGGANAHKHVAYLWAKSLGGEAAVRLLNKLGLLEAAVDHAADNCSFEFAFELSRLALKHKTPEIHLRYAMYLEDEGKFEEAEAEFIRAGKPKEAVLMFVHNQDWEAAQRVAEAHDPDSVAEVLVGQARGALEEKDFQKAEGLLLRAQRPGLALNYYKEAGLWSDALRICKDYVPGQLEALQEEYEREATKKGARGMEGLVEQARQWEQAGEYGRAVDCYLKVRDAGSSSLVEKCWMKAAELSIKFLPPQRSLEVVRTVGPQLIGIRKHSAAAELYLNLDLVKEAIDAFIEGEEWNKAKRVAKELDPRYEDYVDQHYKEVLKNQGKVDSLVGVDVVAALDLYVEQGQWDKCIETAAKQNYKILHKYVALYATHLLREGGYAQALALYVQHGAPANPQNFNIYKRIFTDMVSSPGTNSAEAYYSWADLRDVLFNLCENLVKSSEANSPAHEEFETMLLIAHYYATRSAAQSVKQLETMAARLSISLLRHTQLLPADKAFYEAGIAAKAVGWENMAFIFLNRFLDLTDAIEEGTLDALDHSDFQDTDIPFEVPLPAKQHVPEAQREEVRNWVITVSVDQRLEQVLPQDERGAYEASLVAASTGVQALPCLITGYPILRNKIELKRPGKAANKDNWNKFLMAIKTSHSPVCQDVLKFISQWCGGLPSTSFSFQ, from the exons ATGCAGTTGAAGCACCTGAGGACCCTGCTGAGCCCTCAG GATGGAGCTGCAAAGGTCACCTGCATGGCATGGTCCCAGAACAATGCCAAATTTGCTGTCTGCACAGTGGACCGAGTGGTGTTGCTGTATGATGAACATGGGGAGCGGAGAGATAAGTTCTCCACCAAACCAGCTGACATGAAG TATGGCAGGAAGAGCTATATGGTGAAAGGCATGGCTTTTTCTCCTGATTCCACTAAGATTGCCATAGGACAGACTGACAACATCATCTATGTCTACAAAATTGGAGAAGACTG GGGTGACAAGAAAGTCATCTGTAACAAGTTCATCCAGACG AGTGCTGTTACCTGTTTGCAGTGGCCAGCAGAATATATCATTGTCTTTGGACTGGCTGAAGGGAAG GTTCGTTTAGCAAACACCAAAACTAATAAATCATCTACCATCTATGGGACAGATTCTTATGTGGTGTCACTGACAACGAA tTGCTCTGGGAAAGGAATTCTCTCTGGTCATGCAGATGGCACCATTGTTAGGTATTTCTTTGATGATGAAGGCTCTGGAGAGTCACAG GGGAAGTTGGTTAACCATCCGTGTCCACCCTATGCCTTGGCTTGGGCAGCTAACAGCATTGTGGCTGCAGGCTGTGATCGGAGGATTGTGGCATATGGGAAGGAAGGCCATGTACTACAAACTTTTGATTATAGCCGTGACCCTCAGGAGAGGGAGTTCACCACAGCTGCAGCAAGTCCTGGGGGCCAGTCTGTTGTGCTGGGAAGTTATGACAG ACTTCGGGTGCTAAACTGGAGCCCTCGGAGAAGCATCTGGGAAGAGGCAAAGCCCAAGGAGATTGCCAACTTATATACCGTCACTGCCTTGGCCTGGAAGCGGGATGGCTCACGACTCTGTGCG GGCACACTCTGTGGTGGAGTGGAACAGTTTGACTGCTGTCTCCGAAGGAGTATTTACAAGAATAAGTTTGAGTTGACATATGTGGGACCTAGCCAG GTGATTGTGAAGAACCTCTCATCGGGGACCAGGGTGGTACTCAGGTCACACTATGGCTATGAGGTGGAAGAGGTGAAAATCCTGGGAAAGGAACGTTACCTGGTGGCCCACACGTCAGACACACTGCTGCTGGGGGACCTGAACACTAATCGCCTTAGTGAG GTAGCTTGGCAGGGCTCCGGTGGCAATGAGaagtatttctttgaaaatgaaaat GTATGCATGATCTTTAATGCTGGAGAGCTAACACTGGTGGAATATGGCAGTAATGATACCCTAGGTTCTGTACGTACTGAATTCATGAACCCCCATCTCATCAG TGTCCGTATTAATGAGAGGCGTCAGCGAGGAATGGAGGATAATAAGAAACTGGCTTATCTTGTTGATATTAAGACTATTGCTATAG TGGATCTGATTGGTGGCTACAACATTGGTACCATCAGCCATGAGAGCCGTGTGGATTGGCTGGAACTTAATGAGACTGGACACAAACTGCTCTTCAGAGACCGGAAACTTCGT TTGCATCTCTACGACATCGAAAGCTGCTCTAAGACAATGATCCTCAACTTCTGCTCCTACGTGCAGTGGGTCCCAGGAAGTGATGTGCTGGTAGCTCAGAACCGAAACAGCTTGTGTGTATGGTACAACATTGAAGCACCTGAGAGGGTCACCATGTCCTCTATCAGG GGTGATGTTGTAGGTCTGGAGCGGGGCGGGGGAAAAACCGAGGTGATGGTGACGGAAGGTGTGACTACAGTTGCCTACACACTGGATGAGGGCCTTATCGAGTTTGGAACAGCCATTGACGACGGCAACTACACTCG ggCAACAGCCTTCTTGGAAACTCTGGAAATGACCCCAGAAACAGAGGCAATGTGGAAAACCTTGAGTAAGCTGTCACTCGAGGCAAGGCAGCTACACATTGCTGAGAG GTGCTTTTCTGCTTTGGGCCATGTAGCGAAAGCTCGATTCTTACATGAGACCAATGAGATTGCAGATCAAGTGTCTCGGGAATAT GGTGGAGAAGGAACAGACTTTTATCAGGTCCGAGCACGTCTAGCCATGCTGGAGAAGAACTACAAGCTGGCAGAAATGATCTTCTTGGAACAG AACGCTGTTGAGGAGGCCATGGACATGTACCAGGAGCTACATCGTTGGGATGAGTGTATTGCTGTGGCTGAAGCCAAG GGGCACCCAGCCCTTGAGAAGCTCCGGCGGGGTTACTACCAGTGGCTGATGGACACGCAGCAAGAGGAGCGAGCAGGTGAACTTCAGGAGAGCCAAGGGGATGGCCTAGCAGCCATCAGCCTCTACCTCAAAGCTGGGCTCCCTGCCAAAGCTGCTCGGCTGGTGCTGACCCGAGAGGAACTGCTAGCCAACACAGAGCTGGTAGAACACATCACCACAGCCCTTATCAGGAGTGAACTGTATGAAAGG GCAGGTGATCTCTTTGAGAAGATCCGAAATCCACAGCGGGCCCTGGAGTGCTACTGTAAAGGCAACGCATTCATGAAAG CGGTGGAGCTGGCCCGATTGGCATTcccagtggaggtggtgagactTGAGGAGGCGTGGGGAGACCACTTGGTACAGCAGAAGCAGCTTGATGCAGCCATTAATCACTACATTGAAGCCAG GTGCTCTATTAAGGCAATTGAGGCTGCCCTGGGTGCCCGCCAGTGGAAGAAGGCAATTTATATATTAGATCTACAGGACCGGAACACTGCGTCCAAATACTATCCTCGTGTGGCGCAACACTATGTGTCTCTGCAGGAGTATGAG ATTGCTGAGGAGCTCTACACTAAGGGAGACCGGACAAAAGATGCCATAGACATGTACACCCAGGCTGGCCGCTGGGAGCAAGCCCACAAG CTGGCAATGAAGTGCATGAGACCAGAAGATGTGTCAGTGCTGTACATCACCCAGGCTCAGGAGATGGAGAAGCAGGGCAAGTACCGTGAGGCTGAAAG GCTATATGTGACAGTGGAAGAGCCTGATCTTGCCATCACCATgttcaaaaagcacaaattgTATGATGATATGATTCGCCTAGTAGGGAAGCACCACCCAGATCTCCTCAGTGACACACACCTACATCTGGGCAAG GAGCTGGAGGCTGAAGGCCGACTACAGGAGGCTGAGTATCACTACCTTGAGGCCCAGGAATGGAAGGCAATAGTGAACATGTACCGGTCCAGTGGGCTTTGGGAAGAGGCCTACCGG GTGGCCAAGGCTCATGGCGGAGCAAATGCCCACAAACACGTGGCCTATCTGTGGGCAAAGAGCCTGGGAGGAGAGGCTGCAGTTAGACTGCTCAATAAGCTGGGACTCCTGGAAGCTGCTGTTGACCATGCTGCCGACAACTG CTCCTTTGAATTTGCTTTTGAACTCTCCCGGCTGGCCCTCAAGCACAAAACCCCTGAGATTCATCTCAGATACGCTATGTACCTAGAGGATGAG GGTAAATTTGAAGAGGCTGAAGCTGAATTCATCAGGGCTGGTAAACCTAAGGAAGCAGTCCTTAT GTTTGTCCATAACCAGGACTGGGAAGCAGCTCAGCGTGTGGCTGAGGCCCACGACCCTGATAGTGTTGCCGAAGTGCTTGTGGGGCAGGCCCGGGGTGCCTTGGAGGAGAAGGACTTCCAGAAAGCGGAAGGGCTGCTGCTTCGAGCCCAGAGACCCGGCCTGGCCCTCAATTACTATAAG GAGGCTGGATTATGGAGCGACGCGCTGCGGATCTGCAAGGACTACGTGCCTGGCCAGCTAGAGGCCCTGCAGGAAGAGTATGAGCGGGAAGCTACCAAGAAGGGGGCGAG GGGCATGGAGGGACTGGTGGAACAAGCGCGGCAGTGGGAGCAGGCTGGAGAGTATGGCCGTGCAGTCGACTGTTACCTCAAAGTGCGGGACGCAGGGAGCAGCAGCTTGGTGGAGAAGTGCTGGATGAAG GCAGCCGAACTCTCCATCAAGTTTCTACCTCCCCAACGCAGTCTGGAAGTAGTTCGGACCGTGGGACCCCAACTGATTGGAATCAGAAAGCACAGTGCG GCTGCAGAGCTCTATCTGAACCTGGACCTGGTCAAGGAAGCCATCGATGCTTTCATTGAGGGTGAGGAATGGAACAAGGCCAAGCGTGTGGCCAAGGAGTTAGATCCCCG GTATGAAGACTATGTGGACCAGCATTATAAAGAGGTCCTCAAGAACCAGGGCAAAGTGGACTCG CTGGTGGGTGTGGATGTGGTGGCCGCTTTGGACCTGTATGTGGAGCAGGGCCAGTGGGACAAGTGCATTGAAACAGCTGCCAAGCAG AACTACAAGATTCTACACAAGTACGTGGCTTTGTATGCGACTCATCTGCTCCGAGAGGGAGGCTATGCCCAGGCACTGGCCTTGTATGTGCAACACGGAGCCCCTGCTAACCCACAG aactttaaCATCTACAAAAGGATCTTCACTGACATGGTGAGCTCACCTGGGACCAACAGCGCTGAGGCCTATTACAGCTGGGCTGACCTCCGGGATGTCCTCTTCAACCTG TGTGAAAACCTGGTGAAGTCCAGTGAGGCAAACTCTCCAGCCCATGAGGAGTTCGAAACAATGCTGCTGATCGCTCATTACTATGCCACTCGCTCTGCAGCCCAGAGCGTCAAACAGCTG GAAACTATGGCTGCCAGGCTTTCTATTTCACTCTTACGTCACACCCAACTACTACCTGCAGACAAGGCCTTCTATGAAGCAGGCATTGCTGCCAAG GCAGTTGGCTGGGAGAACATGGCCTTCATCTTCCTCAACCGCTTTTTGGATCTGACAGAT GCAATCGAAGAAGGGACTCTGGATGCCCTTGACCACTCTGACTTTCAGGATACAGACATTCCCTTTGAGGTGCCACTTCCAGCCAAGCAGCACGTCCCG gaggctcagagagaagagGTTCGTAACTGGGTGATCACAGTCTCAGTGGACCAGCGGCTGGAGCAGGTTCTGCCTCAGGATGAGCGTGGTGCCTACGAGGCTTCCCTGGTGGCAGCCAGCACTGGAGTTCAGGCACTGCCCTGCCTCATTACAG GATACCCTATTCTGAGGAACAAAATTGAACTTAAGCGGCCAGGGAAGGCAGCTAACAAGGACAACTGGAATAAGTTCCTTATGGCCATTAAG ACCTCCCACAGCCCCGTGTGCCAGGACGTGCTGAAGTTCATCAGTCAGTGGTGCGGGGGGCTGCCCAGCACCAGCTTCTCCTTCCAGTAA
- the IFT172 gene encoding intraflagellar transport protein 172 homolog isoform X2 — MQLKHLRTLLSPQDGAAKVTCMAWSQNNAKFAVCTVDRVVLLYDEHGERRDKFSTKPADMKYGRKSYMVKGMAFSPDSTKIAIGQTDNIIYVYKIGEDWGDKKVICNKFIQTSAVTCLQWPAEYIIVFGLAEGKVRLANTKTNKSSTIYGTDSYVVSLTTNCSGKGILSGHADGTIVRYFFDDEGSGESQGKLVNHPCPPYALAWAANSIVAAGCDRRIVAYGKEGHVLQTFDYSRDPQEREFTTAAASPGGQSVVLGSYDRLRVLNWSPRRSIWEEAKPKEIANLYTVTALAWKRDGSRLCAGTLCGGVEQFDCCLRRSIYKNKFELTYVGPSQVIVKNLSSGTRVVLRSHYGYEVEEVKILGKERYLVAHTSDTLLLGDLNTNRLSEVAWQGSGGNEKYFFENENVCMIFNAGELTLVEYGSNDTLGSVRTEFMNPHLISVRINERRQRGMEDNKKLAYLVDIKTIAIVDLIGGYNIGTISHESRVDWLELNETGHKLLFRDRKLRLHLYDIESCSKTMILNFCSYVQWVPGSDVLVAQNRNSLCVWYNIEAPERVTMSSIRGDVVGLERGGGKTEVMVTEGVTTVAYTLDEGLIEFGTAIDDGNYTRATAFLETLEMTPETEAMWKTLSKLSLEARQLHIAERCFSALGHVAKARFLHETNEIADQVSREYGGEGTDFYQVRARLAMLEKNYKLAEMIFLEQNAVEEAMDMYQELHRWDECIAVAEAKGHPALEKLRRGYYQWLMDTQQEERAGELQESQGDGLAAISLYLKAGLPAKAARLVLTREELLANTELVEHITTALIRSELYERAGDLFEKIRNPQRALECYCKGNAFMKAVELARLAFPVEVVRLEEAWGDHLVQQKQLDAAINHYIEARCSIKAIEAALGARQWKKAIYILDLQDRNTASKYYPRVAQHYVSLQEYEIAEELYTKGDRTKDAIDMYTQAGRWEQAHKLAMKCMRPEDVSVLYITQAQEMEKQGKYREAERLYVTVEEPDLAITMFKKHKLYDDMIRLVGKHHPDLLSDTHLHLGKELEAEGRLQEAEYHYLEAQEWKAIVNMYRSSGLWEEAYRVAKAHGGANAHKHVAYLWAKSLGGEAAVRLLNKLGLLEAAVDHAADNCSFEFAFELSRLALKHKTPEIHLRYAMYLEDEGKFEEAEAEFIRAGKPKEAVLMFVHNQDWEAAQRVAEAHDPDSVAEVLVGQARGALEEKDFQKAEGLLLRAQRPGLALNYYKEAGLWSDALRICKDYVPGQLEALQEEYEREATKKGARGMEGLVEQARQWEQAGEYGRAVDCYLKVRDAGSSSLVEKCWMKAAELSIKFLPPQRSLEVVRTVGPQLIGIRKHSAAAELYLNLDLVKEAIDAFIEGEEWNKAKRVAKELDPRYEDYVDQHYKEVLKNQGKVDSLVGVDVVAALDLYVEQGQWDKCIETAAKQNYKILHKYVALYATHLLREGGYAQALALYVQHGAPANPQNFNIYKRIFTDMVSSPGTNSAEAYYSWADLRDVLFNLETMAARLSISLLRHTQLLPADKAFYEAGIAAKAVGWENMAFIFLNRFLDLTDAIEEGTLDALDHSDFQDTDIPFEVPLPAKQHVPEAQREEVRNWVITVSVDQRLEQVLPQDERGAYEASLVAASTGVQALPCLITGYPILRNKIELKRPGKAANKDNWNKFLMAIKTSHSPVCQDVLKFISQWCGGLPSTSFSFQ, encoded by the exons ATGCAGTTGAAGCACCTGAGGACCCTGCTGAGCCCTCAG GATGGAGCTGCAAAGGTCACCTGCATGGCATGGTCCCAGAACAATGCCAAATTTGCTGTCTGCACAGTGGACCGAGTGGTGTTGCTGTATGATGAACATGGGGAGCGGAGAGATAAGTTCTCCACCAAACCAGCTGACATGAAG TATGGCAGGAAGAGCTATATGGTGAAAGGCATGGCTTTTTCTCCTGATTCCACTAAGATTGCCATAGGACAGACTGACAACATCATCTATGTCTACAAAATTGGAGAAGACTG GGGTGACAAGAAAGTCATCTGTAACAAGTTCATCCAGACG AGTGCTGTTACCTGTTTGCAGTGGCCAGCAGAATATATCATTGTCTTTGGACTGGCTGAAGGGAAG GTTCGTTTAGCAAACACCAAAACTAATAAATCATCTACCATCTATGGGACAGATTCTTATGTGGTGTCACTGACAACGAA tTGCTCTGGGAAAGGAATTCTCTCTGGTCATGCAGATGGCACCATTGTTAGGTATTTCTTTGATGATGAAGGCTCTGGAGAGTCACAG GGGAAGTTGGTTAACCATCCGTGTCCACCCTATGCCTTGGCTTGGGCAGCTAACAGCATTGTGGCTGCAGGCTGTGATCGGAGGATTGTGGCATATGGGAAGGAAGGCCATGTACTACAAACTTTTGATTATAGCCGTGACCCTCAGGAGAGGGAGTTCACCACAGCTGCAGCAAGTCCTGGGGGCCAGTCTGTTGTGCTGGGAAGTTATGACAG ACTTCGGGTGCTAAACTGGAGCCCTCGGAGAAGCATCTGGGAAGAGGCAAAGCCCAAGGAGATTGCCAACTTATATACCGTCACTGCCTTGGCCTGGAAGCGGGATGGCTCACGACTCTGTGCG GGCACACTCTGTGGTGGAGTGGAACAGTTTGACTGCTGTCTCCGAAGGAGTATTTACAAGAATAAGTTTGAGTTGACATATGTGGGACCTAGCCAG GTGATTGTGAAGAACCTCTCATCGGGGACCAGGGTGGTACTCAGGTCACACTATGGCTATGAGGTGGAAGAGGTGAAAATCCTGGGAAAGGAACGTTACCTGGTGGCCCACACGTCAGACACACTGCTGCTGGGGGACCTGAACACTAATCGCCTTAGTGAG GTAGCTTGGCAGGGCTCCGGTGGCAATGAGaagtatttctttgaaaatgaaaat GTATGCATGATCTTTAATGCTGGAGAGCTAACACTGGTGGAATATGGCAGTAATGATACCCTAGGTTCTGTACGTACTGAATTCATGAACCCCCATCTCATCAG TGTCCGTATTAATGAGAGGCGTCAGCGAGGAATGGAGGATAATAAGAAACTGGCTTATCTTGTTGATATTAAGACTATTGCTATAG TGGATCTGATTGGTGGCTACAACATTGGTACCATCAGCCATGAGAGCCGTGTGGATTGGCTGGAACTTAATGAGACTGGACACAAACTGCTCTTCAGAGACCGGAAACTTCGT TTGCATCTCTACGACATCGAAAGCTGCTCTAAGACAATGATCCTCAACTTCTGCTCCTACGTGCAGTGGGTCCCAGGAAGTGATGTGCTGGTAGCTCAGAACCGAAACAGCTTGTGTGTATGGTACAACATTGAAGCACCTGAGAGGGTCACCATGTCCTCTATCAGG GGTGATGTTGTAGGTCTGGAGCGGGGCGGGGGAAAAACCGAGGTGATGGTGACGGAAGGTGTGACTACAGTTGCCTACACACTGGATGAGGGCCTTATCGAGTTTGGAACAGCCATTGACGACGGCAACTACACTCG ggCAACAGCCTTCTTGGAAACTCTGGAAATGACCCCAGAAACAGAGGCAATGTGGAAAACCTTGAGTAAGCTGTCACTCGAGGCAAGGCAGCTACACATTGCTGAGAG GTGCTTTTCTGCTTTGGGCCATGTAGCGAAAGCTCGATTCTTACATGAGACCAATGAGATTGCAGATCAAGTGTCTCGGGAATAT GGTGGAGAAGGAACAGACTTTTATCAGGTCCGAGCACGTCTAGCCATGCTGGAGAAGAACTACAAGCTGGCAGAAATGATCTTCTTGGAACAG AACGCTGTTGAGGAGGCCATGGACATGTACCAGGAGCTACATCGTTGGGATGAGTGTATTGCTGTGGCTGAAGCCAAG GGGCACCCAGCCCTTGAGAAGCTCCGGCGGGGTTACTACCAGTGGCTGATGGACACGCAGCAAGAGGAGCGAGCAGGTGAACTTCAGGAGAGCCAAGGGGATGGCCTAGCAGCCATCAGCCTCTACCTCAAAGCTGGGCTCCCTGCCAAAGCTGCTCGGCTGGTGCTGACCCGAGAGGAACTGCTAGCCAACACAGAGCTGGTAGAACACATCACCACAGCCCTTATCAGGAGTGAACTGTATGAAAGG GCAGGTGATCTCTTTGAGAAGATCCGAAATCCACAGCGGGCCCTGGAGTGCTACTGTAAAGGCAACGCATTCATGAAAG CGGTGGAGCTGGCCCGATTGGCATTcccagtggaggtggtgagactTGAGGAGGCGTGGGGAGACCACTTGGTACAGCAGAAGCAGCTTGATGCAGCCATTAATCACTACATTGAAGCCAG GTGCTCTATTAAGGCAATTGAGGCTGCCCTGGGTGCCCGCCAGTGGAAGAAGGCAATTTATATATTAGATCTACAGGACCGGAACACTGCGTCCAAATACTATCCTCGTGTGGCGCAACACTATGTGTCTCTGCAGGAGTATGAG ATTGCTGAGGAGCTCTACACTAAGGGAGACCGGACAAAAGATGCCATAGACATGTACACCCAGGCTGGCCGCTGGGAGCAAGCCCACAAG CTGGCAATGAAGTGCATGAGACCAGAAGATGTGTCAGTGCTGTACATCACCCAGGCTCAGGAGATGGAGAAGCAGGGCAAGTACCGTGAGGCTGAAAG GCTATATGTGACAGTGGAAGAGCCTGATCTTGCCATCACCATgttcaaaaagcacaaattgTATGATGATATGATTCGCCTAGTAGGGAAGCACCACCCAGATCTCCTCAGTGACACACACCTACATCTGGGCAAG GAGCTGGAGGCTGAAGGCCGACTACAGGAGGCTGAGTATCACTACCTTGAGGCCCAGGAATGGAAGGCAATAGTGAACATGTACCGGTCCAGTGGGCTTTGGGAAGAGGCCTACCGG GTGGCCAAGGCTCATGGCGGAGCAAATGCCCACAAACACGTGGCCTATCTGTGGGCAAAGAGCCTGGGAGGAGAGGCTGCAGTTAGACTGCTCAATAAGCTGGGACTCCTGGAAGCTGCTGTTGACCATGCTGCCGACAACTG CTCCTTTGAATTTGCTTTTGAACTCTCCCGGCTGGCCCTCAAGCACAAAACCCCTGAGATTCATCTCAGATACGCTATGTACCTAGAGGATGAG GGTAAATTTGAAGAGGCTGAAGCTGAATTCATCAGGGCTGGTAAACCTAAGGAAGCAGTCCTTAT GTTTGTCCATAACCAGGACTGGGAAGCAGCTCAGCGTGTGGCTGAGGCCCACGACCCTGATAGTGTTGCCGAAGTGCTTGTGGGGCAGGCCCGGGGTGCCTTGGAGGAGAAGGACTTCCAGAAAGCGGAAGGGCTGCTGCTTCGAGCCCAGAGACCCGGCCTGGCCCTCAATTACTATAAG GAGGCTGGATTATGGAGCGACGCGCTGCGGATCTGCAAGGACTACGTGCCTGGCCAGCTAGAGGCCCTGCAGGAAGAGTATGAGCGGGAAGCTACCAAGAAGGGGGCGAG GGGCATGGAGGGACTGGTGGAACAAGCGCGGCAGTGGGAGCAGGCTGGAGAGTATGGCCGTGCAGTCGACTGTTACCTCAAAGTGCGGGACGCAGGGAGCAGCAGCTTGGTGGAGAAGTGCTGGATGAAG GCAGCCGAACTCTCCATCAAGTTTCTACCTCCCCAACGCAGTCTGGAAGTAGTTCGGACCGTGGGACCCCAACTGATTGGAATCAGAAAGCACAGTGCG GCTGCAGAGCTCTATCTGAACCTGGACCTGGTCAAGGAAGCCATCGATGCTTTCATTGAGGGTGAGGAATGGAACAAGGCCAAGCGTGTGGCCAAGGAGTTAGATCCCCG GTATGAAGACTATGTGGACCAGCATTATAAAGAGGTCCTCAAGAACCAGGGCAAAGTGGACTCG CTGGTGGGTGTGGATGTGGTGGCCGCTTTGGACCTGTATGTGGAGCAGGGCCAGTGGGACAAGTGCATTGAAACAGCTGCCAAGCAG AACTACAAGATTCTACACAAGTACGTGGCTTTGTATGCGACTCATCTGCTCCGAGAGGGAGGCTATGCCCAGGCACTGGCCTTGTATGTGCAACACGGAGCCCCTGCTAACCCACAG aactttaaCATCTACAAAAGGATCTTCACTGACATGGTGAGCTCACCTGGGACCAACAGCGCTGAGGCCTATTACAGCTGGGCTGACCTCCGGGATGTCCTCTTCAACCTG GAAACTATGGCTGCCAGGCTTTCTATTTCACTCTTACGTCACACCCAACTACTACCTGCAGACAAGGCCTTCTATGAAGCAGGCATTGCTGCCAAG GCAGTTGGCTGGGAGAACATGGCCTTCATCTTCCTCAACCGCTTTTTGGATCTGACAGAT GCAATCGAAGAAGGGACTCTGGATGCCCTTGACCACTCTGACTTTCAGGATACAGACATTCCCTTTGAGGTGCCACTTCCAGCCAAGCAGCACGTCCCG gaggctcagagagaagagGTTCGTAACTGGGTGATCACAGTCTCAGTGGACCAGCGGCTGGAGCAGGTTCTGCCTCAGGATGAGCGTGGTGCCTACGAGGCTTCCCTGGTGGCAGCCAGCACTGGAGTTCAGGCACTGCCCTGCCTCATTACAG GATACCCTATTCTGAGGAACAAAATTGAACTTAAGCGGCCAGGGAAGGCAGCTAACAAGGACAACTGGAATAAGTTCCTTATGGCCATTAAG ACCTCCCACAGCCCCGTGTGCCAGGACGTGCTGAAGTTCATCAGTCAGTGGTGCGGGGGGCTGCCCAGCACCAGCTTCTCCTTCCAGTAA